One genomic region from Candidatus Caldarchaeum subterraneum encodes:
- a CDS encoding small subunit ribosomal protein S27e → MSELWRGLIPSPQSKFLIVTCNECGNNQIVFDSAKIIVKCNVCGAVLAKPSGGKAIILGKKERTLE, encoded by the coding sequence ATGTCAGAGTTGTGGCGCGGCCTTATACCTTCGCCACAGTCAAAATTCCTCATCGTAACATGTAACGAATGCGGAAACAATCAGATAGTCTTCGACTCGGCTAAAATCATCGTGAAATGCAACGTCTGTGGAGCGGTTTTGGCTAAGCCGAGCGGAGGAAAAGCAATCATACTGGGGAAGAAGGAGAGGACGCTTGAGTAA